One Chitinivibrionales bacterium DNA segment encodes these proteins:
- a CDS encoding TIGR02147 family protein yields MSLPSKTRRRLPRLYRYIDYRQYLSDLFDVLQREDPRFSYRNFAGLAGSTSPNFLQLIKSRKLNISSKAMEFLAQELGLTEREFDYFQTIVAFDHAKTADEKDAFFQKILRTRRYEPMKQLRKKQYDYFSHWYLPVIKELVVSSDYPGDPSWIGRRIVPAVSESRVVKGITLLESLGIIEKDHSGTKWVAVDSVVRTSSEVISLAITRYHKSVIALGRDAIERFSAGERDIRSATLGLTAEGYREVKKRMESFWEELLAFADTQEKTERVYQVNMQTFPVSKSRSKRKGKA; encoded by the coding sequence ATGTCACTACCGAGCAAAACAAGACGCAGGCTTCCCCGGTTATACCGGTACATTGATTACCGGCAGTATCTCAGTGATCTTTTTGATGTGCTGCAAAGAGAGGACCCACGGTTTTCCTATCGGAATTTTGCCGGGCTGGCAGGATCTACCTCACCCAATTTTCTTCAATTGATCAAAAGCCGCAAGCTTAATATCAGTTCAAAGGCGATGGAATTTCTGGCACAAGAATTAGGCCTTACAGAAAGGGAGTTCGATTATTTTCAAACAATCGTTGCCTTTGATCATGCCAAAACCGCTGATGAGAAGGATGCTTTTTTTCAGAAAATTCTTCGGACCCGGCGATACGAACCGATGAAACAGCTACGGAAAAAGCAGTATGATTATTTTTCACACTGGTACCTTCCGGTCATAAAGGAGCTTGTTGTATCTTCCGATTATCCTGGAGATCCATCATGGATTGGCAGGCGAATTGTGCCGGCGGTCAGTGAAAGCAGGGTTGTCAAAGGTATTACGCTGCTGGAATCACTGGGCATTATCGAAAAGGACCATTCCGGCACAAAATGGGTTGCGGTCGATTCCGTTGTCAGAACATCTTCAGAGGTGATCTCGCTGGCAATTACCAGGTATCATAAATCGGTCATTGCCCTTGGAAGAGACGCTATTGAGCGGTTTAGCGCCGGAGAACGGGATATTCGCTCAGCGACCCTCGGACTCACCGCTGAAGGGTATCGGGAAGTCAAAAAACGGATGGAATCATTCTGGGAAGAACTGCTTGCCTTTGCCGATACACAGGAAAAAACAGAGCGGGTCTATCAGGTAAATATGCAAACGTTCCCCGTATCAAAAAGCCGGAGCAAGAGGAAAGGGAAAGCATGA
- a CDS encoding DUF4404 family protein: protein MGNNEELDRSLKDLNDELSKVETENAETQQKISDLTNRINNVIEKDHTRPSKEHHSLRDELSDSIDYFEVSHPTLTEVARRIVYTLNNLGI, encoded by the coding sequence ATGGGTAACAACGAAGAACTCGATCGATCACTGAAAGACCTTAACGACGAACTCTCGAAAGTAGAAACCGAGAATGCGGAAACCCAGCAGAAAATATCTGATCTAACCAATAGAATCAACAATGTCATCGAAAAAGATCACACCAGACCGTCAAAGGAACACCATTCTCTCCGTGATGAGCTCTCCGACTCAATCGATTACTTTGAAGTCTCTCATCCCACGTTGACTGAGGTTGCCCGAAGAATAGTTTATACATTAAATAATCTGGGAATTTAG